In Pseudoalteromonas sp. NC201, a single window of DNA contains:
- a CDS encoding sulfatase-like hydrolase/transferase: MKINGKQPNFLIITTDEERFPPPYENSQAKEYRLKHSACMAEMRRCGMEFMNHNAAATACAPSRTSIYTGQYPSLHGVSQTPGIGKSSFDQNMFWLAPNTVPTMGSWFREAGYQTYYRGKWHLSDEDITVPGSQQALYSNSETGEPYPAKQALYERAERLDKFGFSQWIGPEPHGAAENNSGTSRDPGFANQVCETLKQLEEKAQNGDQTPFLLVSSFVNPHDIVLMGQKDWFSNFYAEKEAGNLPSVAPAPSQTESLMDKPRCQKDYQLMYPHMYLPQPPDETYRQFYYYLIAEVNKHIEQVFNALKQSSFYENTIVIFTSDHGELLGAHGGLHQKWYTAYQEVLNVPFIISNPVLFNQPKQLDITTSHIDLLPTLLGLADIDIEQTRTQLAKDHSEAQPLVGRNLANVILGEASPKEEAIYFMTDDNIEVGSDMTNMLTGKAYNSIIQPNHIEAVITQLPDISGDTKWKFVRYFDNARFYEQDPNQVYLGGNDEPTKQASVSNVVGVGNPDGITTTQFIPSEYECYNLSEDPTEENNLLSPFCETPLDARILKALQFTLREQRKAKRLLPQNLNEAPQKPVNQQVPIRR, encoded by the coding sequence ATGAAGATTAATGGCAAACAACCGAATTTTCTAATCATTACCACCGATGAAGAGCGTTTCCCTCCGCCTTACGAAAATTCACAAGCAAAAGAGTATCGACTCAAGCACAGTGCGTGCATGGCAGAAATGCGCCGCTGTGGCATGGAATTCATGAATCATAATGCAGCAGCGACGGCATGCGCACCAAGTAGAACATCCATTTACACGGGACAATATCCATCCCTACACGGCGTGAGCCAAACACCAGGAATTGGCAAGTCGTCATTTGATCAAAACATGTTCTGGCTGGCTCCCAACACTGTGCCAACCATGGGCTCTTGGTTTCGCGAAGCGGGTTATCAAACCTATTATCGTGGTAAGTGGCACCTCTCCGATGAGGATATTACCGTGCCGGGAAGTCAGCAAGCGCTGTATAGTAACTCTGAAACTGGAGAGCCTTACCCAGCAAAACAAGCTCTCTATGAGCGCGCAGAGCGTCTAGATAAGTTTGGCTTTAGTCAATGGATAGGTCCTGAACCTCATGGCGCTGCAGAGAACAATTCAGGTACGTCTCGAGATCCGGGATTTGCCAATCAAGTTTGTGAAACCCTTAAACAACTTGAAGAAAAGGCACAAAACGGCGACCAAACACCATTTTTACTGGTTTCTTCATTCGTAAACCCTCATGACATTGTATTAATGGGACAAAAAGATTGGTTTTCCAACTTTTATGCCGAAAAAGAAGCCGGTAACCTTCCAAGTGTTGCGCCAGCCCCAAGCCAAACTGAAAGCTTAATGGACAAGCCTAGATGCCAAAAAGACTATCAGCTTATGTACCCGCATATGTATCTACCACAGCCACCAGATGAAACCTATAGACAGTTTTATTACTATCTTATCGCAGAAGTGAACAAGCATATAGAACAGGTATTTAACGCGTTAAAGCAGTCATCTTTTTATGAAAATACTATTGTCATTTTTACCTCAGATCATGGTGAGCTACTGGGTGCTCACGGCGGTCTACATCAAAAATGGTACACCGCGTATCAAGAAGTATTAAACGTGCCGTTTATTATTTCTAATCCTGTGCTTTTCAATCAACCTAAGCAGCTTGATATCACCACATCGCACATCGACTTACTGCCTACCCTGCTTGGTCTAGCGGATATAGATATTGAGCAAACTCGTACTCAACTTGCTAAAGATCACAGTGAGGCACAGCCACTCGTTGGCAGAAACCTAGCCAACGTCATTTTAGGTGAAGCGTCGCCCAAAGAAGAAGCCATTTACTTTATGACCGATGACAACATCGAAGTTGGCAGTGATATGACGAATATGCTTACCGGTAAAGCTTACAATAGTATTATCCAACCGAACCATATTGAAGCCGTAATAACGCAACTCCCGGATATCAGCGGTGACACGAAATGGAAGTTTGTGCGTTATTTTGATAACGCTAGATTCTATGAGCAAGACCCGAACCAAGTTTATCTTGGTGGTAACGATGAGCCTACCAAGCAAGCGTCTGTGAGTAATGTCGTTGGCGTCGGCAACCCAGACGGAATAACAACCACTCAGTTCATTCCCAGTGAATACGAGTGTTATAACTTGAGTGAAGATCCGACGGAAGAAAACAACCTGTTAAGCCCGTTTTGCGAAACGCCATTGGATGCGCGGATTTTAAAAGCGCTACAATTTACGCTACGAGAGCAGCGTAAAGCCAAACGTTTATTACCACAAAACCTCAATGAAGCACCGCAAAAGCCAGTCAACCAGCAAGTGCCGATTAGAAGGTAA
- a CDS encoding alpha/beta hydrolase, whose product MKRYLFSLLGLIAIVAAGWKFIQYQSYYTSDYVDVVLSSQVLNEDRKVFIRLPKGYDKAHSYPLIIRTDGNFNLARWDEVLSSLAEQGRVEDAILVSIPNQFWTETRNRDLVPPYARQDVAIEARPESDNEPAIFGRADRFLQFVESELLPYLEANYSINDNRVLSGFSAGGSFVLYTMVTKPALFDGYFAFSPAAWYDDSVVVKEFAKSLANIQGKPKYIYLSIGGAENDIITGSFRGLLEALEQHAPANVRWGHSISEGAGHSQNPVVSVPLALSEYHHFRKNQLM is encoded by the coding sequence ATGAAGCGATATCTATTTTCTCTTTTAGGTTTAATTGCAATCGTCGCTGCTGGTTGGAAGTTTATCCAGTATCAGTCTTATTACACTTCAGATTATGTTGATGTAGTGTTGTCTTCACAAGTGCTTAATGAAGATCGAAAGGTCTTTATTCGCCTCCCAAAAGGATATGACAAAGCACATAGTTATCCACTCATTATTCGCACCGACGGCAACTTTAATCTCGCGCGGTGGGATGAGGTACTAAGCAGCCTTGCCGAACAAGGTAGGGTAGAAGATGCCATTTTAGTGTCTATTCCCAATCAATTTTGGACTGAGACCCGCAACCGCGACTTAGTACCGCCTTATGCTCGACAAGATGTTGCGATTGAGGCTCGTCCAGAGAGTGACAATGAGCCTGCCATTTTTGGTCGTGCAGATCGTTTTTTGCAATTTGTTGAAAGCGAGCTGTTACCCTATTTAGAAGCTAACTACTCAATTAACGACAACCGTGTGTTAAGTGGGTTCTCTGCTGGTGGAAGTTTTGTACTTTACACCATGGTGACTAAACCTGCGCTTTTTGATGGCTACTTTGCTTTTAGTCCTGCTGCGTGGTATGACGACTCGGTTGTCGTAAAAGAATTCGCAAAAAGCCTAGCCAATATTCAAGGCAAACCTAAGTATATTTACCTCTCCATAGGCGGTGCTGAGAATGACATCATTACGGGGTCATTTCGCGGTTTATTAGAGGCACTTGAACAGCATGCGCCTGCCAATGTGCGTTGGGGACACAGCATTAGCGAGGGCGCGGGGCATTCACAAAATCCAGTGGTTTCCGTGCCACTTGCCTTGAGTGAGTATCATCACTTTAGAAAAAATCAGTTAATGTAA
- a CDS encoding alpha/beta hydrolase-fold protein yields the protein MQARLVTHIVIVAIFTLLSIGSAIANKSVDSNSTLQLSSAYFSQKRTVHIVLPPSYEQGNTGYPVLYLTDGQSNLEHTASAARFLAQQHKIPELIIVAIETNEHRTRDLTPSYRKGSLAVLGHFAGPTRQQNPGGAEMLLQFIDKELIPYVDKHYRTSGYRALAGHSFGGLFATYALLEKPDLFNGVMLASPSLWWDKERLLNDLLAKALINKCIYISMADESAIITQPFQRLNDAWRKPNGIDFKAQHFSGESHMSVVYPSYYHGLQHLFNHYQPSLKVAAAGVTQLENHVAIAKSLYGLKTYPYDALTSLGYGALFERNFTAAINLFSFVSQHNSASLNALQQLAMAYHQKGDKPSLLKTYQAMLKLEGLSESEQKHLLSEIKALQHLH from the coding sequence ATGCAAGCTAGGTTAGTTACTCACATTGTTATCGTGGCTATTTTTACGTTGCTGTCAATTGGTAGCGCTATTGCTAATAAATCAGTAGATTCGAACTCGACACTGCAGCTTTCATCCGCTTATTTTTCGCAAAAAAGAACGGTTCATATCGTCCTGCCACCAAGCTATGAGCAAGGCAATACAGGCTATCCAGTGTTATATCTAACTGATGGCCAGAGCAATCTTGAACATACCGCTTCAGCGGCTCGCTTCTTGGCACAACAACATAAAATACCGGAACTTATCATTGTTGCCATCGAAACCAACGAACACCGCACTCGAGATCTGACCCCGTCTTATCGCAAAGGTAGCCTTGCGGTACTGGGACATTTTGCAGGTCCAACACGGCAGCAAAATCCGGGCGGTGCAGAAATGCTACTGCAATTTATCGACAAAGAACTCATCCCTTACGTAGACAAGCATTATCGCACATCAGGCTATCGCGCGTTAGCAGGACACTCATTCGGTGGGCTGTTTGCAACCTATGCGCTACTTGAAAAACCCGATTTATTTAATGGTGTGATGTTGGCAAGTCCAAGCCTTTGGTGGGATAAAGAGCGATTATTAAATGACTTACTGGCAAAAGCGTTAATCAACAAGTGTATCTACATCAGCATGGCTGACGAAAGCGCAATCATAACGCAGCCATTTCAACGTCTTAATGATGCTTGGCGAAAGCCAAATGGAATTGACTTCAAAGCGCAGCACTTTAGCGGCGAATCCCATATGAGCGTCGTCTACCCAAGCTATTATCATGGTCTGCAGCACCTCTTTAACCATTATCAGCCATCCTTGAAGGTAGCGGCCGCGGGTGTCACTCAGCTGGAAAATCATGTTGCCATCGCTAAATCGCTATACGGACTCAAGACTTACCCCTACGACGCACTGACTTCACTCGGGTATGGCGCCCTATTCGAACGTAACTTCACTGCGGCCATCAACCTGTTCAGCTTTGTGAGCCAGCACAACTCAGCGTCCCTCAATGCACTGCAGCAATTGGCCATGGCTTATCACCAAAAAGGAGATAAGCCATCACTATTAAAGACCTACCAAGCCATGCTTAAGCTTGAAGGGCTAAGTGAAAGTGAACAAAAACATTTGCTCTCTGAAATCAAAGCATTGCAACACTTACATTAA
- a CDS encoding DUF2306 domain-containing protein, producing the protein MSSLNLTKTTGVFFSPFSVLNGAAKSWVCVALLGQWMFAVYILGLYAIPLIVGLTEQSAAVSPASGHTKDAKVFFSHVLPAVILATNGLLQLIPAVRKRFPRFHRYNGRVFFILGISGALTGLYLTWVTSLRLSDVGAIGITFNGILIPIAIFFAWRAAIQKNIAAHQRYAAHSFFLVNGVWTFRLYLFGWYMVNQGFNGNTATLDGPVDIFISFACYLLPMVLAELYFWAKRQTNVSAPVWIIAVMMSLGFVITAIGVCAAAVMMWWPRISAVFFS; encoded by the coding sequence TTGTCTTCCCTCAATCTGACCAAAACAACAGGGGTTTTCTTTAGTCCCTTTAGTGTATTGAATGGTGCCGCAAAGAGCTGGGTGTGTGTCGCACTGCTCGGGCAATGGATGTTTGCTGTTTATATCTTAGGCCTATATGCCATCCCGCTTATCGTGGGACTCACAGAGCAAAGTGCAGCGGTTTCACCGGCGAGTGGACACACAAAAGATGCCAAGGTGTTTTTTAGCCATGTTTTACCCGCTGTGATTTTAGCCACCAACGGTTTATTACAGCTTATTCCTGCGGTGCGAAAACGCTTTCCACGCTTTCATCGCTACAACGGACGCGTATTTTTTATTCTCGGTATTTCGGGCGCACTCACAGGGTTATATCTCACTTGGGTAACCAGTCTTAGGCTAAGCGATGTTGGTGCCATTGGGATAACATTCAACGGTATATTAATTCCCATTGCGATATTTTTTGCTTGGCGCGCTGCCATACAAAAAAATATCGCCGCACATCAACGTTATGCCGCACATAGTTTTTTCTTGGTTAATGGGGTGTGGACGTTTCGTCTTTATTTGTTTGGTTGGTACATGGTCAATCAAGGCTTCAATGGCAATACCGCAACCTTAGATGGCCCTGTCGATATATTTATTTCGTTTGCCTGCTATCTGCTACCAATGGTACTCGCAGAGCTCTACTTTTGGGCAAAACGCCAAACCAACGTCAGCGCACCGGTTTGGATAATCGCGGTGATGATGAGCCTAGGTTTTGTGATCACCGCGATTGGTGTCTGCGCGGCCGCTGTCATGATGTGGTGGCCACGCATTTCAGCCGTCTTTTTTAGTTAA
- a CDS encoding helix-turn-helix domain-containing protein codes for MLSRRFDFENQSKESRLNFKNAGVKFTYKVNLNAFGVAVRVSASINIPSIAMTIENYYLLLLSLCCTLVVAQLFVKEKKAAHLLFALVCGSIALATTKKLTQDSLNGYQYLIGMGACVTCNGFWLLARALFREKHAILKRHVVFAIAIAALVIWRQGYLFIDSQLHMNARGFVEWLNIAAYELTLLLSSSVLMLAFWEGCRGFSQSQGQEKAQRVLFLSAYFICVAGTKLIENRFADNREVQEWAVTSAAILIILTAQVLLYWRFSSQRTSTSIRCVESNEPTQTEDNIALQQQVEHFLIEQKGFLKEGLKVADLAQQFNEPEYKISRVIRQNLQARNFSQLVNELRVEHAKVLLQDPAKQHWPVLVVGLESGFASVGPFTRAFKIATGTTPNQFRKQNGQTQVLREAQE; via the coding sequence TTGCTATCTCGTCGCTTTGATTTTGAAAATCAAAGCAAAGAAAGTAGGCTGAATTTTAAAAATGCTGGTGTTAAGTTTACTTACAAAGTTAATTTGAATGCTTTTGGTGTGGCTGTTAGAGTTTCTGCGTCTATCAATATTCCTTCAATCGCCATGACTATTGAAAACTATTACCTACTTTTGCTTAGCCTATGTTGCACTTTGGTTGTTGCTCAGCTTTTTGTAAAAGAGAAAAAAGCAGCACATTTACTCTTTGCTTTGGTGTGCGGCTCAATAGCTTTGGCCACCACCAAAAAGCTGACGCAGGACTCCTTAAATGGATATCAGTATTTAATTGGCATGGGTGCTTGTGTGACCTGTAATGGGTTTTGGTTGCTTGCTAGGGCACTATTTAGAGAAAAACATGCCATTTTAAAAAGGCATGTTGTGTTTGCAATCGCCATTGCTGCCTTGGTCATATGGCGACAAGGCTATTTGTTTATCGATAGTCAATTACACATGAACGCTCGCGGATTTGTTGAGTGGCTTAACATTGCGGCGTATGAGCTTACCTTGTTGTTGTCATCTAGTGTACTTATGCTGGCATTTTGGGAAGGGTGCAGAGGGTTCTCGCAGTCTCAAGGGCAAGAAAAAGCACAAAGGGTGCTATTTTTATCCGCTTATTTTATTTGCGTCGCAGGCACTAAACTAATCGAAAATCGCTTTGCCGATAATCGTGAGGTTCAAGAATGGGCAGTGACAAGCGCAGCTATCCTCATTATATTGACGGCGCAAGTGTTACTGTATTGGCGATTTTCATCTCAACGTACAAGTACATCCATTAGGTGCGTCGAATCAAATGAACCAACACAAACCGAGGATAATATTGCGCTCCAGCAACAGGTGGAACACTTTCTTATCGAGCAAAAAGGCTTCCTCAAAGAAGGGTTAAAAGTTGCTGACTTAGCTCAGCAATTTAATGAACCTGAATACAAGATAAGTCGAGTGATACGACAAAACCTGCAAGCGCGAAATTTCAGCCAATTGGTCAATGAGTTGAGGGTTGAACATGCCAAAGTGCTGTTACAAGACCCCGCTAAACAGCATTGGCCAGTACTTGTCGTTGGACTGGAAAGTGGTTTTGCGTCGGTTGGACCATTTACTAGAGCATTTAAAATCGCCACTGGAACCACGCCAAATCAATTTAGAAAGCAAAATGGTCAAACGCAAGTGCTACGTGAAGCACAAGAGTAA